From Luteococcus japonicus, one genomic window encodes:
- a CDS encoding response regulator, translating into MNTSPLRLAALDDHPVVLAGLQAIEQASSGGLAIVHSVTEPEEFFRRVAEEPVDVALVDLQLKDGLRGPEVVAQLDEMGIPSVVYTAELRPMPIRRAVAAGALGLALKNDPLDGLIRTIQSAAAREFAVSSQLADVLIKGPSLTPRLAPREIEALELLHQGIPRKSVGRLMNPPASDSTVDTYLRRVSSKYRMLGRTVHGVPDALSHAERDGYFEG; encoded by the coding sequence GTGAACACCTCCCCCCTGCGGCTTGCTGCCCTTGACGACCACCCCGTCGTCCTTGCCGGTCTCCAGGCCATCGAGCAGGCGAGTTCCGGCGGACTGGCCATCGTGCACTCCGTGACGGAACCCGAGGAGTTCTTCCGTCGCGTGGCCGAGGAGCCGGTGGACGTGGCCCTCGTGGACCTGCAGCTCAAGGACGGACTGAGGGGCCCCGAGGTGGTGGCACAGCTGGACGAGATGGGCATTCCCAGCGTCGTCTACACCGCCGAGCTGCGTCCGATGCCCATCCGCCGCGCCGTTGCCGCAGGTGCTCTGGGTCTGGCGCTGAAGAATGACCCGCTCGACGGGCTGATCCGCACCATCCAGAGCGCCGCCGCCCGCGAGTTCGCGGTCTCCAGCCAGCTGGCCGACGTGCTGATCAAGGGTCCCAGCCTGACCCCGCGCCTGGCTCCGCGTGAGATCGAGGCGCTGGAACTCCTGCACCAGGGCATTCCGCGCAAGTCCGTCGGGCGCCTGATGAACCCGCCCGCCTCGGACTCCACCGTCGACACCTACCTGCGACGTGTCTCCTCGAAGTACCGGATGCTCGGCCGCACCGTCCACGGCGTACCGGATGCCCTGAGCCACGCCGAGCGCGACGGCTACTTCGAGGGCTGA
- a CDS encoding adenosylmethionine--8-amino-7-oxononanoate transaminase, which translates to MTAEHVAAIDRAHLWHPYSPSPASMAALPIARASGVHLHTMDGRQLIDGMSSWWAACHGHGHPLLVAAAHEQIDAMSHVMFGGLTHEPAAALAAKLVELTDDALTRVFLSDSGSISVEVAIKMALQYQRGAGHPERSRLLTWRSGYHGDTFAAMSVCDPDGGMHALWSGTLAEQVFAPPPPVRGSSAEIRDAYLADFEALVGPDVAAVIIEPVVQGAGGMRFHDAELVAGVRRICDRHGVLLIADEIATGFGRTGELFVTSSVGVTPDILCVGKALTGGFMTLAATLTTAAVAGAIATPAGGGALMHGPTFMGNPLACAVALASLDLVGTGYWRESVPRIEGGLCDGLASLADLPHVADVRVLGAIGVVELREDCDMAAATEAALAAGVWLRPFGRLVYCMPPFISTTDQVARICRGLRAAVTACGKA; encoded by the coding sequence ATGACAGCCGAACACGTGGCGGCAATCGACCGGGCGCACCTCTGGCATCCCTACAGCCCCAGCCCCGCCTCCATGGCGGCGCTGCCCATCGCCAGGGCCAGCGGCGTCCACCTGCACACCATGGACGGGCGCCAGCTCATCGATGGCATGAGCTCCTGGTGGGCGGCCTGTCACGGCCACGGTCACCCGCTGCTGGTGGCTGCCGCGCACGAGCAGATCGACGCGATGAGTCACGTGATGTTCGGAGGCCTCACGCACGAACCCGCTGCCGCACTGGCGGCGAAACTCGTCGAACTCACCGACGATGCCCTCACCCGCGTCTTCCTGTCGGACTCGGGCTCCATCAGCGTCGAGGTGGCCATCAAGATGGCCTTGCAGTACCAGCGCGGAGCCGGCCATCCCGAACGGTCCCGGCTGCTCACCTGGCGCAGCGGCTACCACGGTGACACCTTCGCGGCGATGAGCGTCTGCGATCCCGATGGCGGAATGCACGCCCTGTGGTCGGGGACGCTTGCCGAACAGGTCTTCGCGCCCCCACCTCCGGTCCGCGGCTCCTCGGCCGAGATCCGCGACGCCTACCTGGCCGACTTCGAGGCACTGGTGGGGCCGGATGTGGCCGCCGTCATCATCGAACCCGTCGTCCAGGGTGCCGGCGGGATGCGCTTCCATGACGCGGAACTGGTGGCTGGAGTGCGCCGGATCTGTGACCGCCACGGGGTGCTGTTGATCGCCGACGAGATCGCCACCGGATTCGGCCGGACCGGGGAGCTCTTCGTGACCTCCTCGGTGGGTGTGACGCCGGACATCCTGTGCGTCGGGAAGGCCCTGACCGGCGGATTCATGACACTGGCCGCCACCCTGACCACCGCTGCGGTCGCGGGGGCCATCGCCACCCCGGCCGGTGGCGGTGCGCTGATGCACGGGCCCACCTTCATGGGCAATCCGCTGGCCTGTGCCGTCGCACTGGCCTCGCTGGACCTGGTGGGGACGGGCTACTGGCGCGAGAGCGTGCCGCGGATCGAGGGGGGACTGTGCGACGGCCTGGCATCGCTGGCGGACCTGCCGCATGTGGCCGATGTGCGCGTCCTGGGCGCGATCGGCGTCGTCGAGCTGCGTGAGGACTGTGACATGGCGGCGGCCACCGAGGCCGCCCTTGCAGCGGGGGTGTGGTTGCGGCCCTTCGGGCGGCTCGTCTACTGCATGCCGCCCTTCATCAGCACCACGGACCAGGTGGCCCGGATCTGTCGCGGGCTCCGGGCCGCCGTCACCGCCTGCGGAAAGGCCTGA
- a CDS encoding PaaI family thioesterase yields MSTTNPAIGPHEPWRIALGELDEKMGVEVVEQGVEKVVVRMPVEGNRQSLGLLHGGAMLSLGETAGSWAALIHASTHGMKCVGVDVAATHLRSAHDGFATATATPVKLGRTLDCHQVDITDEQGRLLSTFRITNMLITHE; encoded by the coding sequence ATGAGCACCACGAATCCAGCCATCGGCCCCCACGAACCGTGGCGGATCGCCCTGGGCGAGCTCGACGAGAAGATGGGCGTCGAGGTGGTGGAGCAGGGCGTGGAGAAGGTTGTCGTGCGAATGCCGGTCGAGGGCAACCGTCAGTCCCTGGGGCTGTTGCACGGAGGCGCCATGTTGAGCCTCGGTGAAACCGCCGGCTCCTGGGCCGCCCTGATCCATGCCAGCACGCACGGCATGAAGTGCGTCGGGGTGGACGTGGCCGCCACCCACCTGCGCTCGGCGCACGACGGTTTCGCGACGGCCACTGCGACCCCGGTGAAGCTCGGACGCACCCTGGACTGCCATCAGGTGGACATCACCGACGAACAGGGCCGACTGCTGAGCACCTTTCGGATCACCAATATGCTCATCACCCACGAATGA
- a CDS encoding YczE/YyaS/YitT family protein, which produces MDAQSPGLLNLSPMQQLRAGRMGRRITQLLVGLVIFGVSIALVLRGGLGMSPWDVLHVGIAIHVPLSIGTVSILVGCLVLLLWIPLKQWPGLGTILNIFVVGIALDATLAVVHEPALQGWVNWLARAGLLVSGIVLNGLAGALYIGSQLGPGPRDGLMTSLTGLTGRPIGLIRGLIEVTVLTLGWLLGGPVGLGTVAYALAIGPLTQLLLPLCLVRLHPERTAP; this is translated from the coding sequence ATGGATGCCCAGAGCCCAGGCCTGTTGAACCTGTCCCCCATGCAACAGCTGCGTGCGGGGCGGATGGGTCGTCGCATCACCCAACTTTTGGTGGGGCTGGTGATCTTCGGCGTCTCCATCGCGCTGGTCTTGCGCGGCGGCCTGGGAATGTCGCCGTGGGACGTGCTGCACGTGGGCATCGCCATACATGTTCCGTTGAGCATCGGGACCGTCTCCATCCTCGTCGGATGCCTCGTGCTGCTGCTGTGGATCCCGCTGAAGCAGTGGCCGGGGCTGGGGACGATACTGAACATCTTCGTCGTGGGCATCGCCCTCGACGCGACACTCGCCGTGGTGCACGAGCCGGCCTTGCAGGGCTGGGTCAACTGGCTGGCCCGGGCGGGTCTGCTGGTTTCCGGCATCGTCCTGAACGGGCTCGCGGGCGCCCTCTACATCGGCAGTCAGCTCGGTCCCGGACCCCGCGACGGCCTGATGACCTCCCTGACCGGCCTGACCGGCCGCCCCATCGGCCTGATCCGTGGCCTGATCGAGGTCACCGTGTTGACCCTCGGCTGGCTGCTGGGCGGGCCCGTCGGTCTGGGAACGGTTGCCTATGCGCTGGCCATCGGGCCCCTCACCCAGCTGCTGCTGCCACTGTGCCTGGTCCGGCTCCACCCAGAACGCACCGCCCCGTAG
- the bioD gene encoding dethiobiotin synthase, with amino-acid sequence MTILIVTGTNTDVGKTIATAALVSRFAAAGKEVRPLKPVQTGEPVGQGDATTVERLTGVRGHDLLRFPEPLAPNLSARRAGMAQPVLAEVVAWVRSFDGPGRVVLVEGAGGLLVRLADEWTIADLAAELAAPLLVVTSTGLGSLNAAELTVEAARRRGLEVLGLVGGALPAEPDLATQLNLAEFAVVTGVPLLGCLQAGAGGLSPEGFAQAALQVRLPSLPEG; translated from the coding sequence ATGACCATTCTCATCGTCACCGGCACCAACACCGACGTCGGCAAGACCATCGCCACCGCGGCTCTGGTCAGCCGCTTCGCGGCCGCGGGCAAGGAGGTCCGCCCGCTCAAGCCGGTGCAGACCGGCGAGCCCGTGGGGCAGGGCGATGCCACCACGGTGGAGAGGCTGACCGGGGTCCGCGGGCATGACCTGCTGCGCTTCCCGGAGCCGCTTGCCCCCAACCTCTCGGCCCGGCGGGCCGGGATGGCCCAGCCGGTGCTGGCCGAGGTGGTGGCGTGGGTGAGGAGCTTCGACGGTCCCGGTCGCGTCGTCCTGGTGGAGGGCGCCGGGGGCTTGCTGGTGCGCCTGGCGGATGAGTGGACCATCGCGGACCTGGCCGCCGAGCTGGCGGCGCCCCTGCTGGTGGTGACCTCCACCGGTCTGGGGTCACTGAATGCGGCAGAGCTCACCGTCGAGGCCGCTCGACGTCGTGGTCTTGAGGTGCTTGGGCTGGTCGGGGGCGCACTGCCCGCCGAGCCGGACCTGGCCACGCAGCTCAACCTTGCGGAATTCGCCGTCGTGACCGGCGTCCCCCTGCTCGGCTGCCTACAGGCGGGGGCTGGCGGCCTGTCGCCCGAGGGTTTTGCGCAGGCAGCACTGCAGGTGCGGCTGCCAAGTCTTCCCGAAGGCTGA
- a CDS encoding peptide MFS transporter has protein sequence MTHVEQRSILAGASVQPLAMPATVGVEMWERFSFYGMQAIMAYYLYHQVSQGGLGLERSQATALMGAYGAAVYLCTLAGGWVADCLLGAERTLLGGALLLVAGHLALGTLPGGWGVASGLCLVAVGSGALKTAAITVLGHAYGGDADARRDAGFQLFYLGINIGALFGPLLTGWLSAHYGYRTGFTAAAVLMGIGLAHYVALRGRYLGHLGETAARAITRPGNPLPAAQLLPSISGVLIGLLALAGLLATGQLPLSGLATLLLVVTVAAAVGLFAQMLTSPRVTADERRRVLAFIPLFIASSAFWSVLNQTYGVFAVYSDVRLDRRIGSFEIPAAWTQSFNPAYILVLSLPMAWLWTRLGERRPGSALNTSAVKMCVGVTVSGLGLLVLLPFAGQGASSTPVLALAAAVLVITLGELLVGPVCMSATTAHAPAAFRTRFSALYFLTMALGTSLAGVLSGWYDPDSASAERRYFLACGLATMAVGGLTLWATRQFGAIGRSCSPSGPTSAQPTSEVAVRPAAP, from the coding sequence ATGACTCATGTTGAACAGCGTTCAATCCTGGCCGGGGCCAGCGTCCAACCCCTCGCGATGCCCGCCACCGTCGGCGTGGAGATGTGGGAACGCTTCAGCTTCTACGGCATGCAGGCGATCATGGCCTACTACCTCTACCACCAGGTCTCCCAGGGCGGGTTGGGCCTCGAGCGCTCCCAGGCAACGGCCCTGATGGGTGCCTACGGTGCCGCCGTCTACCTGTGCACGCTGGCCGGAGGCTGGGTGGCCGACTGCCTGCTCGGCGCCGAACGGACCCTGCTGGGCGGAGCACTTCTGCTGGTGGCTGGACACCTGGCGCTCGGCACCCTGCCCGGCGGCTGGGGCGTGGCGAGCGGCCTCTGCCTGGTGGCTGTCGGCTCCGGCGCCCTGAAGACGGCCGCCATCACCGTGCTGGGCCACGCCTATGGCGGGGATGCCGACGCCCGCCGCGATGCCGGTTTCCAGCTCTTCTACCTGGGCATCAACATCGGCGCCCTCTTCGGCCCGCTGCTCACCGGCTGGCTCAGCGCCCATTACGGCTACCGGACTGGCTTCACGGCCGCTGCCGTGCTGATGGGGATCGGACTGGCGCACTACGTCGCGCTGCGAGGCCGCTACCTGGGACACCTTGGCGAAACGGCCGCCCGGGCCATCACCCGGCCCGGAAATCCGCTGCCCGCGGCTCAGCTACTGCCCTCGATCTCGGGCGTGCTGATCGGTCTCCTGGCGCTGGCCGGTCTGCTGGCCACCGGCCAGCTGCCGCTGTCCGGCCTCGCCACGCTGCTGCTGGTGGTGACCGTCGCCGCCGCGGTCGGCCTGTTCGCACAGATGTTGACCTCGCCGCGGGTCACCGCCGACGAGCGACGCCGAGTGCTCGCCTTCATCCCGCTGTTCATCGCCTCCAGCGCCTTCTGGTCCGTCCTGAACCAGACCTACGGTGTCTTCGCCGTCTACTCCGACGTCCGGCTCGACCGCAGGATCGGCTCCTTCGAGATCCCCGCCGCGTGGACGCAGTCCTTCAACCCGGCCTACATCCTGGTGCTCAGCCTGCCGATGGCCTGGCTGTGGACGCGGCTGGGCGAACGGCGCCCCGGCTCGGCGCTGAACACGTCCGCGGTGAAGATGTGCGTGGGCGTGACGGTCTCCGGCCTGGGCCTGTTGGTCCTGCTGCCCTTCGCCGGCCAGGGCGCTTCCTCGACCCCGGTGCTGGCACTCGCGGCCGCCGTCCTGGTGATCACGCTGGGTGAACTGCTGGTGGGCCCCGTGTGCATGTCCGCGACGACGGCACATGCGCCCGCCGCCTTCCGCACCCGCTTCTCCGCGCTCTACTTCCTCACCATGGCGCTGGGAACCTCGCTGGCAGGTGTCTTGAGCGGCTGGTACGACCCGGACAGCGCCAGCGCCGAGCGTCGCTACTTCCTGGCCTGTGGCCTGGCCACCATGGCGGTGGGTGGGCTCACGCTGTGGGCCACCCGTCAGTTCGGCGCCATCGGACGGTCATGCTCCCCGTCGGGGCCAACCAGCGCCCAGCCGACGAGCGAGGTGGCCGTCCGCCCCGCCGCACCCTGA
- a CDS encoding Rieske (2Fe-2S) protein, with product MPFEITRRQALGLGGLAAAAIATSGCGSGEPSAQLPASLVPVGGGYIMPDANFVVTQPEPGSYKAFDKHCTHAGCVVSKLEASGIVCICHSSVFSLADGSVQSGPAEKPLAGAKVRVDGDQLRVWQ from the coding sequence ATGCCCTTCGAGATCACTCGCCGGCAGGCACTCGGGCTCGGCGGACTGGCCGCAGCAGCCATCGCGACGTCCGGATGCGGCTCCGGCGAGCCATCCGCACAGCTGCCGGCCAGCCTGGTCCCGGTGGGCGGCGGCTACATCATGCCCGACGCCAATTTCGTCGTCACGCAGCCAGAACCGGGCTCTTACAAGGCTTTTGACAAGCACTGCACCCATGCTGGCTGCGTGGTGAGCAAGCTCGAGGCCAGTGGCATCGTGTGCATCTGCCACAGCTCGGTCTTCTCCTTGGCCGACGGCAGTGTCCAGTCGGGCCCGGCCGAGAAGCCGTTGGCCGGAGCCAAGGTCCGCGTCGACGGGGACCAGCTGCGCGTCTGGCAGTGA
- a CDS encoding CHAP domain-containing protein, which translates to MPLRTAALGLSTILAASCLAAPPAHAAAGTQTAWANEGYPYPSASDCVETPGVTTGCIYDQWHAYQGQCVSWVAHRLNTVSGLRYDNHSFLGQRFGSANNWGTAASRAGIPVNMTPARGAVAWYNYHAAFVEYVNPDGSVVVSEMNYDNHNGFRYVTIKPGYRWPKGFIHFKDLPNQRLQYRIDPVGALFADTVPARGALRRGPRVGIGWEKMGLVTQLDDITGDRLPDLLARRNSDGLLFLYPSAGGGRLGPKRQVGSGWLSVRALTDAGSMRGSGRQVVAVYTSGEVRQFSVSRSGLSGMRQLAPTSRWTTVTGIDDVTQDGRTDLLVNTSDKKLLRYPSTATGALGRPTMVSSDYRIGQLVSHERGRFTVVTGTGALATRTVTASRITNHTVIATGLAGHRPA; encoded by the coding sequence ATGCCCTTGCGGACCGCAGCCCTCGGCCTGTCCACCATCCTGGCCGCGTCCTGCCTGGCCGCCCCACCGGCGCATGCGGCGGCCGGCACGCAGACTGCCTGGGCCAATGAGGGCTACCCCTATCCCAGTGCCAGTGACTGCGTCGAAACCCCCGGGGTGACGACGGGCTGCATCTACGACCAGTGGCATGCCTACCAGGGCCAGTGCGTCAGCTGGGTGGCCCATCGCCTCAACACCGTCAGCGGCCTGCGCTATGACAACCACTCCTTCCTGGGCCAGCGTTTCGGCAGCGCCAACAATTGGGGCACTGCCGCCAGTCGGGCTGGCATCCCGGTGAACATGACGCCGGCCCGGGGCGCGGTGGCCTGGTACAACTACCACGCCGCCTTCGTCGAGTACGTCAATCCCGATGGTTCCGTGGTGGTGAGCGAGATGAACTACGACAACCACAACGGCTTCCGGTACGTCACCATCAAGCCCGGATACCGCTGGCCGAAGGGCTTCATCCATTTCAAGGACCTGCCCAACCAGCGCCTGCAGTACCGGATCGATCCCGTCGGCGCCCTGTTTGCGGACACCGTCCCGGCACGCGGGGCCCTGCGTCGCGGGCCGCGGGTCGGCATCGGCTGGGAGAAGATGGGCCTGGTCACACAGCTCGACGACATCACGGGCGACCGCCTGCCGGACCTGCTGGCGCGACGCAATTCCGACGGATTGCTGTTCCTGTATCCGTCGGCCGGCGGGGGTCGATTGGGGCCGAAGCGGCAGGTTGGCAGCGGCTGGTTGTCGGTGCGTGCGCTGACCGACGCAGGTTCCATGCGAGGGAGCGGCCGTCAGGTCGTCGCGGTCTACACCAGTGGAGAGGTGCGACAGTTCTCGGTCAGCCGCAGCGGCCTGAGCGGCATGCGGCAACTGGCCCCGACAAGCCGGTGGACCACGGTCACCGGCATCGACGACGTCACCCAGGACGGCCGGACCGATCTCCTGGTCAACACCTCCGACAAGAAGCTGCTGCGCTACCCCAGCACCGCCACGGGAGCCCTGGGCAGGCCCACGATGGTCTCATCTGACTACCGGATTGGCCAGCTGGTCTCGCACGAGCGGGGCCGGTTCACGGTGGTCACCGGCACCGGGGCTCTCGCGACCCGGACGGTGACGGCCTCACGGATCACCAACCACACCGTGATTGCCACGGGGCTGGCGGGGCATCGTCCAGCCTGA
- a CDS encoding aldehyde dehydrogenase family protein, with the protein MTTPQNLPIVPSYTCGEWWSPADKVRATEVLDASTGEVVARVSTDGLDIATAVEHARTVGQKSLGELTIHERALLLEEIATYLNGRKQELYDLSFATGATQRDHASDIDGGIGTMFTFSSKGRRELPNAHVIVDGAPEVLSRDGSFIGRHVHTRLDGLMVQINAFNFPMWGMLEKFAPAFIAGVPTIVKPATPPAMSPRPACE; encoded by the coding sequence ATGACGACGCCCCAGAACCTGCCCATCGTCCCCAGCTACACCTGCGGCGAGTGGTGGAGCCCCGCCGACAAGGTCCGTGCCACCGAGGTGCTCGACGCCAGCACCGGCGAGGTCGTCGCGCGGGTCAGCACCGACGGCCTGGACATCGCCACCGCCGTCGAGCACGCACGCACCGTCGGCCAGAAGTCCTTGGGGGAGCTCACCATCCATGAGCGCGCTCTGCTGCTGGAGGAGATCGCCACCTACCTCAACGGCCGCAAGCAGGAGCTCTACGACCTGTCCTTCGCCACCGGGGCCACCCAGCGGGACCACGCCAGCGACATCGACGGCGGCATCGGCACGATGTTCACCTTCTCCTCCAAGGGCCGCCGCGAACTGCCCAATGCCCATGTGATCGTCGACGGCGCTCCCGAGGTGCTCAGCCGCGACGGCAGCTTCATCGGACGCCACGTCCACACCCGCCTCGACGGCTTGATGGTGCAGATCAACGCCTTCAACTTCCCAATGTGGGGAATGCTGGAGAAGTTCGCCCCGGCCTTCATCGCCGGAGTCCCGACCATCGTCAAGCCCGCCACCCCCCCGGCCATGTCACCGAGGCCTGCGTGCGAATGA
- a CDS encoding acyl-CoA thioesterase, which yields MPGSQRQTTLRFLAAPMEGNQKGHVEGGTALAWIDKAGYAEAVAWSGRYCVTAYVGNVRFTKPVSVGELVEVQARIVHTGRSSMHIVCTVSSGDPTGGELEVTCQCLMIFVATDGNGKSVEVPTFTAETEWEREQQVIAIRRIDGRKAIEKDMAEQVYTDQTEALQRTLRFLAKPTDVNWGGKVHGGIAMEWIDEAANLVAETWHQGPAIAVFAGGVRFYRPIQIGHLVEVEARLIHTGHSSMHVSVHVRSGDPMKGEMELTTHCLMVLVALDETGTRKRHVRSWNPRLPEDLALQEHAKRLIDIRQGLARTAPREVPH from the coding sequence ATGCCCGGCAGCCAACGCCAGACCACCCTGCGATTCCTCGCCGCACCCATGGAGGGCAACCAGAAGGGGCATGTCGAGGGCGGCACGGCTCTGGCCTGGATCGACAAGGCGGGTTATGCGGAGGCTGTGGCCTGGAGCGGGCGCTACTGCGTCACCGCCTATGTCGGGAATGTTCGCTTCACCAAGCCGGTCAGCGTCGGCGAACTCGTCGAGGTCCAGGCCCGGATCGTGCACACCGGGCGCAGCTCCATGCACATCGTGTGCACCGTCAGCTCCGGTGACCCCACCGGGGGCGAACTGGAGGTCACCTGCCAGTGCCTGATGATCTTCGTCGCCACCGACGGCAACGGGAAGTCCGTCGAGGTGCCCACCTTCACCGCCGAAACCGAATGGGAGAGGGAACAGCAGGTCATCGCCATCCGCCGGATCGACGGCCGCAAGGCCATCGAGAAGGACATGGCCGAGCAGGTCTACACGGACCAGACCGAGGCGCTCCAGCGAACCCTGCGCTTCCTCGCCAAGCCCACCGACGTCAACTGGGGCGGCAAGGTGCACGGCGGCATCGCCATGGAGTGGATCGACGAGGCCGCAAACCTCGTCGCCGAGACCTGGCACCAGGGGCCGGCCATCGCCGTCTTCGCCGGTGGCGTCCGCTTCTACCGGCCCATCCAGATCGGCCACCTGGTTGAGGTGGAGGCACGCCTCATCCACACCGGCCACAGCTCCATGCACGTCAGCGTGCACGTGCGCTCCGGCGACCCGATGAAGGGCGAGATGGAGCTCACCACCCATTGCCTGATGGTGCTCGTCGCGCTGGACGAGACGGGCACCCGCAAGCGGCACGTGCGTTCCTGGAACCCGCGGCTGCCCGAGGACCTGGCGCTGCAGGAGCATGCCAAGCGGTTGATCGACATCCGCCAGGGCCTCGCGCGCACCGCTCCGCGCGAAGTGCCTCACTAG
- a CDS encoding HTH domain-containing protein produces MTRTPRRRKPRPAHPADPRTLARQLARQQEVLHVLLAQRGEPLAVDALAERLGVSERTVERDLERLRAARLPLRGRGGTGGGVWLDVSRARQPLRLDDDQVMALVLALDFLDADLPERLVQTREQLRNLLDEPSLF; encoded by the coding sequence GTGACCCGAACCCCTCGTCGCCGCAAGCCACGGCCGGCACACCCCGCGGATCCCCGCACGCTGGCCCGGCAGCTCGCCCGCCAGCAGGAGGTTCTGCACGTACTGCTGGCGCAGCGTGGTGAGCCGCTGGCAGTGGACGCGCTGGCCGAACGGCTTGGTGTCTCGGAACGCACCGTAGAGCGCGACCTCGAACGGCTGCGCGCCGCCCGGTTGCCGCTGCGTGGCCGGGGCGGGACGGGAGGCGGTGTCTGGCTCGACGTCTCCCGGGCACGCCAACCGCTGCGGCTCGACGACGACCAGGTGATGGCGCTGGTACTCGCGCTGGACTTCCTGGACGCGGACCTCCCCGAACGGCTGGTCCAGACCCGCGAACAGCTCCGCAACCTGCTGGACGAACCGAGCCTGTTCTGA
- a CDS encoding aldehyde dehydrogenase family protein: protein MMVESGKVPAGALQLVSGSARDLLDHLDMRDMVAFNGSAGTASKLKLHPAVTERGCHFTAETDSPNAAVLGSDVTVDSPEFDAFIKAIMVEMAVKAGQKCTAIRRVVVPQAMVQPVVDVLQAKISSKIVVGGPRTEGSTMGPLASLDQREEVAKAVNALVETGGRIAFGHGSPVPHLVHGGPGRAGGGEELGGVRAVKHCMQRLAVQGGPDHLTAITGIWHTGAATNSVSRSDVDSGKGKHPSARAWPSWASGTSSAPSCAPSPCRRSPTSPTRPATPSTRTPTKRPPWPTPSSRVASPTATCW from the coding sequence ATGATGGTGGAGTCCGGCAAGGTGCCCGCCGGCGCCCTGCAGCTGGTCAGTGGCTCCGCGCGAGACCTGCTGGACCACCTGGACATGCGCGACATGGTCGCCTTCAACGGCTCGGCCGGCACCGCGAGCAAGCTCAAGCTGCACCCCGCCGTCACGGAGCGCGGCTGCCACTTCACCGCGGAGACCGACTCCCCCAATGCCGCCGTCCTGGGCAGCGACGTCACCGTCGACAGCCCGGAGTTCGACGCCTTCATCAAGGCGATCATGGTGGAGATGGCCGTCAAGGCGGGCCAGAAGTGCACCGCCATCCGTCGCGTCGTGGTGCCGCAGGCCATGGTGCAGCCGGTGGTCGACGTTCTGCAGGCCAAGATCTCGTCGAAGATCGTCGTCGGTGGCCCCCGCACCGAGGGCTCCACCATGGGCCCGCTGGCCTCCCTCGACCAGCGCGAGGAGGTGGCCAAGGCCGTCAACGCCCTCGTGGAGACCGGCGGCAGGATCGCCTTCGGCCACGGCTCCCCGGTTCCGCACCTGGTGCACGGCGGCCCCGGCCGCGCCGGCGGTGGCGAGGAGTTGGGTGGTGTGCGCGCCGTCAAGCACTGCATGCAGCGCCTGGCCGTGCAGGGCGGCCCGGACCACCTCACCGCCATCACCGGCATCTGGCACACCGGTGCCGCCACGAACAGCGTCAGCCGTTCGGACGTCGATTCTGGCAAGGGCAAGCACCCCTCCGCAAGAGCCTGGCCGAGCTGGGCATCGGGGACCAGTTCCGCTCCGAGCTGCGCACCGTCACCCTGCAGGAGATCACCGACTTCGCCCACGAGACCGGCGACACCTTCTACGCGCACACCGACGAAGCGGCCGCCATGGCCAACCCCTTCTTCCCGCGTCGCGTCGCCCACGGCTACCTGCTGGTGA
- a CDS encoding SRPBCC family protein translates to MPQLIHSVQRVVQASPQVVFDMLVHPARHCEFDGSDTVRSTVTGPERLSLGDDFGMTMNKAVSYTSSNRVVEFEEGRRIAWQTGLFRGDKRILGGQVWRYELTDRGDGSTLVKESFDLTHARPAALLSRFAAGPTVANMRRTLERMASLYEG, encoded by the coding sequence ATGCCCCAGCTCATCCATTCCGTGCAGCGCGTCGTGCAGGCCTCACCCCAGGTGGTCTTCGACATGTTGGTCCACCCCGCCCGACACTGCGAGTTCGACGGCAGCGACACCGTGCGCAGTACCGTCACCGGCCCCGAGCGCCTCAGCCTGGGCGACGACTTCGGGATGACGATGAACAAGGCGGTCAGCTACACCTCCAGCAACCGCGTCGTCGAGTTCGAGGAGGGCCGCCGGATCGCGTGGCAGACCGGTCTCTTCCGCGGGGACAAGCGAATCCTCGGCGGTCAGGTGTGGCGCTACGAGCTGACCGACCGCGGTGACGGCAGCACCTTGGTCAAGGAGAGCTTCGACCTCACCCACGCCCGCCCTGCCGCACTGCTCAGCCGTTTCGCGGCTGGGCCGACGGTGGCCAACATGCGCCGGACGCTGGAGCGGATGGCCTCGCTGTACGAGGGCTGA